CGCGCCTTCGTGCGTTTTGTGAAGGTCGGCCAGGGCGAGGACGAGCGGTTCGTCGCATGGTTCGAACCGGACCACTACATCGTAGAGCGCAACGCGGATTTCTTCGTTCGCCGGTTCGCCGGCATGCGCTGGACGATCCTGACGCCGCATGCCTCGGCCGACTGGGATGGCGACAGCCTCGTCATCGGGCCGGGCGCGACCAGGGCCGATGCGCCTCTGGAAGACGCCGCAAACGATCTATGGCGCACCTATTTCACCAACATCTTCAATCCGGCGCGCCTGAAGGTGAAGGCGATGCAGGCCGAGATGCCGAAGAAGTACTGGCGGAACCTGCCCGAGGCTTCGCTCATTCCTGATCTGATCAAGAATGCGGACCGATCTGCCCGGGAGATGCTGGAAAGGATGCCCACAATGCCCGCGCCGCACCACGCCAAGGTGCAGGAAAAGCACTGGAGCAAGCCTGAGGAACACGCGCCGGAGGACGCGACCTCCATTCCCGAGCTTCGCCGCCAGGCCGAGAGCTGCCGGCGCTGCCCGCTGTGGCAGGACGCGACGCAGACGGTGTTCGGCGAAGGACCGGAAACGGCGGAAATAATCTTCGTCGGCGAGCAGCCGGGCGACCAGGAGGACATTGCCGGCAAGCCGTTCGTCGGCCCGGCGGGGCGCGTGTTCGACGAGGTGATCGATGAGGCCGGCATCGCGCGTGAAAAACTCTACGTCACGAATGCGGTCAAGCACTTCAAGTTCGAGCCGCGCGGCAAGCGGCGCATCCACCAGAAGCCGAACGCCGGCGAGGTCAAGGCATGCCGCTGGTGGATCGACCACGAGATCGGCCTGATCAAGCCGGCCCTCGTCGTCGCGATGGGCGCGACCGCCGCCCAGTCGCTGCTCGGCAAGGCTATTCCCATCACGCGCATGCGCGGCGAGATCGTCACCCGCGACGATGGCGTGCAGGTCTTTTTGACGATCCACCCCTCGTTTATCCTGCGCATTCGAGAGCCTGACGAAGCGCAGGCCGAGCGCGCGCGGTTCGTGAAGGACATGCAGGCGGTCAAGGCGCTGATGGGGGTGTAAGGGAGCGAGACGGCGAGACGTAGACCCCCCACTCCGTCGCGCTGCGCGCGCCACCTCTCCCCCTCAAAAGGGGAGAGGAAACCAAGCTGAAGAAGCGATGCATTGCGGCAGTAATTCTTCTACCCCGGGCAGGGGGAGAGGTGGCGCGCGCAGCGCGACGGAGTGGGGGTGGTTCGTCCGCTACAAAACCAACACCGCCCGCAGATCGTTGACATTGGTGCCGGTCGGGCCGGGCGCGAAGAGACCGCCGACCGCATCGAACGCGGTCCATGCATCGTTTCGTGCAAGCGCGGCCTTGGGGTCTACCCCGGCAGCCCGCATGCGCTTGGGGGTCGTAAAATCGGCAAACGCGCCCGCATTCGCTTCCGATCCGTCGATCCCGTCGGTATCGGCTGCAAAGGCATGGATGCCCTCGACGCCGTCGATGGCGAGCGCGAAGGCGAGCAGGAACTCCGAGTTGCGCCCACCCTTGCCATCCTTTGCGCGGATCGTCACCGTCGTCTCTCCCCCCGACAGCAACAGGACCGGCTTTTCGAACGGCCGGTTCCTCATTGCGACCTCGCGGGCGATTGCCGCATGGACGCCCGCGACGTCACGCGCCTCGCCCTCGATCGAATCCGACAGGATGACCGCTTTGATGCCATGACGCGCGGCTTCCGAGGCGGCTGCCTCCAGCGATCGCGCGGCGGAGGCGATCAGGTGGACCTCGTTGCGCGCAAAACGTGGATCGTCGGGGGATGGCGCATCGGCCGCCGGCGTATCGAGATGCTTGAGTGCTGCTGCGGGCAGGTCCAGGCGGTAGGCATCGACGATCGCCAGTGCATCAGCGCGAGTGCCCGCGTCCGGCACGGTCGGCCCCGATGCCACATAGGCCGGATTGTCGCCCGGTATGTCGGAGACGATCAGCGACACCATTTTCGCCGGGTGCGCGGCAAGGGCGAGCCGCCCGCCCTTGATCGTGGAGAGGTGCTTGCGCACCGTGTTCATGGCGGCGATCGGCGCGCCGGACGCCAGCAGCGCGCGGTTGACCGCGATCTCGTCGGCCAGCGTCATGCCATCGGGCGGCGATGGCAATAGCGCCGAACCGCCGCCGGAAATCAGCGCGATGACGAGGTCGTTTTCGGTGAGGCCCGAAACCGCATCGAACAGCCGATGGGAGGCGGCTAGTCCGGCTTCGTCCGGCACCGGATGCGCCGCCTCGATGATCTCGATGCGTTCGCATGCGCAGCCATAGCCGTAGCGGGTGACGACGACGCCTTCGAGCGGTCCGTCCCACGCCTGCTCCAGCGCACGCGCCATCTGCGCCGAACCCTTGCCAGCGCCGACGACGACGGTACGCCCCTCAGGCTTCTGCGGCAGGACATCACGGATGGTGCGCTGTGGGTCGGCGGCATCGACGGCGGCGTCGAAGAGAGAGGTGAAGAGGGATTTGGGGTCGATGGTCATTCGCTGGTGTGACCCCGGTTGGTACGCACCCTACGTTGCCCCCCTCTGTCCTGCCGGACATCTCCCCCACGAGGGGGGAGATCGGCCGTCACGTCGGCTTCTGCCAATCTCAAGCGTTGCACAATGGGCGATGACAGAGATGAAGGCTGATCTCCCCCCGTGTGGGGGAGATGTCCGGCAGGACAGAGGGGGGCAACGTAGAGTGCGACCATAGCCGTCGAATTTCTCAACCGACCAACCCGCTTTTCGCAGGCCTGCCCGCGACATAGACTTCCCGCACAGCCCTGTCATCCCCCATGGTCTGGAGCAGGAAGAGTTCTTCAGCGAGCGTCTCCACGGTTTCCATGCGCAGCGCCATGCCAGGTGTCGAACGTGCATCGAGCACGACGATGTCCGCATCGGTCCCGGCATCGAGCGTGCCCACGCGCGCATCAATGGACAGCGCCTTGGCGTTGCCGAG
This portion of the Mesorhizobium sp. CAU 1732 genome encodes:
- a CDS encoding UdgX family uracil-DNA binding protein (This protein belongs to the uracil DNA glycosylase superfamily, members of which act in excision repair of DNA. However, it belongs more specifically to UdgX branch, whose founding member was found to bind uracil in DNA (where it does not belong), without cleaving it, appears to promote DNA repair by a pathway involving RecA, rather than base excision.); this translates as MSPVYHTVRLASETDFDGWRDAARRLALNEIEPGAITWQVGDGDDLFSDATPLPEAPPGATMNVPRDFVEKAKAVICHRDPARFGLLYRILFRLRSEPHLMKIASDPDIIALREHEKSVRRDIHKMRAFVRFVKVGQGEDERFVAWFEPDHYIVERNADFFVRRFAGMRWTILTPHASADWDGDSLVIGPGATRADAPLEDAANDLWRTYFTNIFNPARLKVKAMQAEMPKKYWRNLPEASLIPDLIKNADRSAREMLERMPTMPAPHHAKVQEKHWSKPEEHAPEDATSIPELRRQAESCRRCPLWQDATQTVFGEGPETAEIIFVGEQPGDQEDIAGKPFVGPAGRVFDEVIDEAGIAREKLYVTNAVKHFKFEPRGKRRIHQKPNAGEVKACRWWIDHEIGLIKPALVVAMGATAAQSLLGKAIPITRMRGEIVTRDDGVQVFLTIHPSFILRIREPDEAQAERARFVKDMQAVKALMGV
- a CDS encoding glycerate kinase, whose amino-acid sequence is MTIDPKSLFTSLFDAAVDAADPQRTIRDVLPQKPEGRTVVVGAGKGSAQMARALEQAWDGPLEGVVVTRYGYGCACERIEIIEAAHPVPDEAGLAASHRLFDAVSGLTENDLVIALISGGGSALLPSPPDGMTLADEIAVNRALLASGAPIAAMNTVRKHLSTIKGGRLALAAHPAKMVSLIVSDIPGDNPAYVASGPTVPDAGTRADALAIVDAYRLDLPAAALKHLDTPAADAPSPDDPRFARNEVHLIASAARSLEAAASEAARHGIKAVILSDSIEGEARDVAGVHAAIAREVAMRNRPFEKPVLLLSGGETTVTIRAKDGKGGRNSEFLLAFALAIDGVEGIHAFAADTDGIDGSEANAGAFADFTTPKRMRAAGVDPKAALARNDAWTAFDAVGGLFAPGPTGTNVNDLRAVLVL